One segment of Rubripirellula amarantea DNA contains the following:
- a CDS encoding LbetaH domain-containing protein → MSERHTIATESADVASDVSGAQLDAQANRKARKYAGGEIAARIMWGLVYPIFRCSPRILFGWRRFILRCLGAKIGKNVHIYNSARIFYPWKLEMGDYATIGEHAEIYNLGMVTIQSRATVSQRAHLCAGSHDYNDPALPLLRLPITIGEDSWICADAFVGPNVTVGKGAIVGARAVVMSDVEPWNIVSGNPAKFIKLRELQNEPNRKETGE, encoded by the coding sequence ATGAGTGAGCGGCACACCATCGCAACGGAATCGGCCGATGTTGCGTCTGACGTTTCTGGAGCTCAACTTGATGCTCAAGCCAATCGCAAGGCTCGCAAGTATGCCGGTGGTGAGATCGCGGCGCGCATCATGTGGGGACTCGTTTACCCGATCTTTCGCTGCAGTCCTCGAATCCTTTTTGGTTGGCGGCGATTCATCCTTAGGTGTCTTGGTGCCAAGATTGGAAAGAACGTCCACATCTACAACAGTGCCCGAATCTTCTATCCGTGGAAGTTAGAGATGGGCGACTACGCTACCATCGGCGAACATGCCGAGATTTACAACTTGGGAATGGTGACCATTCAAAGTCGTGCAACCGTATCACAACGTGCTCACCTTTGCGCAGGCTCACACGACTACAACGACCCCGCTCTTCCTTTGCTTCGACTACCGATTACGATCGGCGAGGACAGTTGGATTTGCGCCGATGCCTTTGTGGGCCCAAACGTCACAGTGGGCAAAGGCGCCATCGTTGGTGCTAGAGCGGTCGTGATGTCGGACGTTGAACCATGGAACATCGTCTCGGGAAACCCAGCCAAGTTCATAAAGCTTCGTGAACTCCAAAATGAGCCAAACCGAAAAGAGACCGGCGAATGA
- a CDS encoding glycosyltransferase family 2 protein has protein sequence MTSIFILTKDEEINIEQCIQSVAWSDDIVVLDSYSSDRTTEIAQDLGARVVQRKFDNWSAHQNWAVQNIEFKNPWVFYLDADEAFDDELTGELQVEPAANVAAFKVRRKDYLMGTWLKRSQFYPTWFVRYFRPEKIKYERLAHPIAIVDGNVEALAGHILHKPFSHGMHQWFDKHNRYSDFEAQELLEEVLGDIHWKPIFSKDHNERRRALKRLAYRIPCRPTILYWYLMIVRLGFLDGKAGRSYASLRHLYETMIDAKVMEAKYLKRLESEGDSQVRHTL, from the coding sequence ATGACGTCAATCTTCATTTTGACAAAAGACGAGGAAATCAACATTGAACAGTGCATCCAATCTGTTGCATGGTCAGACGACATTGTCGTGCTTGACTCTTACAGCTCAGATCGGACCACAGAGATTGCGCAGGATCTTGGTGCAAGAGTCGTCCAGCGGAAGTTTGACAATTGGAGCGCTCATCAGAACTGGGCCGTACAGAACATCGAATTTAAGAACCCGTGGGTGTTCTATCTAGACGCCGATGAAGCGTTCGACGACGAGCTAACGGGCGAATTGCAAGTCGAGCCTGCAGCAAACGTTGCTGCATTCAAGGTTCGCCGAAAAGATTACTTGATGGGAACATGGCTGAAGCGATCGCAGTTTTATCCGACTTGGTTCGTTCGCTACTTTCGCCCTGAAAAGATCAAGTATGAACGCTTGGCGCATCCTATCGCCATCGTCGATGGCAACGTCGAAGCACTGGCCGGGCACATTCTGCATAAACCTTTCAGTCACGGAATGCACCAATGGTTTGACAAGCACAATCGCTATAGCGACTTTGAAGCTCAAGAACTACTCGAAGAAGTCCTTGGCGACATTCACTGGAAACCAATCTTTTCGAAAGATCACAACGAACGCCGACGCGCATTGAAACGCCTTGCCTATCGCATTCCCTGCCGTCCTACGATCTTGTACTGGTACCTCATGATCGTCCGACTTGGATTCTTGGATGGTAAAGCGGGCAGGTCGTACGCTTCGCTTCGACATCTCTACGAAAC
- a CDS encoding sulfotransferase family protein, whose protein sequence is MTPILDRPVFVVGVPRSGTTVMSTLLSSSPTICIAPEIWFFNYWMQKYDFLDLSDRNSYTFFVDQFLASKRFRYLELDAQPIRDQLINSDVQSFQSVFSTVLTHYADKFAKSRVGEKTPGQFQSIEKIIELYPDAKIVCMVRDPYAVAASTINSEFGSNHVLDSAIRWKRYSRILSERSHENCICIVRYEDLVLQFEREIPRVATFLDIELDPAIAKTSRDGNYAVGDRGEGWAKDHFQKAFNALNPQSIDKWKTHLSLEQKRVIRCQIADEMSHWGYAAHEDEGPQCESTARKAMRRWKSKMKALSRPSLLLSKSRTYNRLTYRLFGKVMERN, encoded by the coding sequence ATGACCCCCATTCTTGACCGCCCAGTCTTTGTTGTTGGAGTCCCTAGATCGGGCACGACAGTGATGAGCACGCTGTTGTCGTCTTCACCAACCATTTGCATTGCTCCAGAAATATGGTTCTTCAACTACTGGATGCAAAAGTATGATTTCTTGGACCTTTCCGACAGGAATAGCTACACGTTCTTCGTCGACCAATTTCTTGCGTCAAAACGTTTCCGCTACCTGGAACTGGACGCTCAACCCATTCGAGACCAACTTATCAACAGCGATGTCCAAAGCTTTCAATCTGTGTTCTCGACAGTGCTGACTCACTACGCCGACAAGTTCGCTAAGTCGCGAGTAGGCGAGAAAACCCCCGGACAATTTCAAAGCATCGAGAAGATCATCGAGTTGTATCCGGATGCTAAGATTGTGTGTATGGTCCGCGACCCTTACGCGGTTGCGGCATCGACAATCAATTCAGAGTTCGGATCCAATCACGTTTTGGATTCAGCGATACGTTGGAAGCGATACTCCAGAATCCTTAGCGAACGCTCCCATGAGAATTGCATTTGCATTGTTCGCTATGAAGACTTGGTGTTGCAATTTGAACGCGAGATTCCACGAGTGGCCACGTTCCTTGACATAGAACTCGATCCCGCCATTGCGAAGACAAGCCGGGATGGAAATTACGCGGTCGGTGATCGTGGTGAAGGCTGGGCCAAGGATCACTTCCAAAAGGCGTTTAACGCATTGAACCCGCAGAGCATCGACAAATGGAAAACCCATTTGTCGCTTGAACAAAAGCGAGTCATCCGGTGTCAGATTGCCGACGAGATGTCCCACTGGGGCTACGCGGCTCATGAAGACGAAGGTCCTCAGTGCGAGTCTACCGCCCGAAAAGCGATGCGGCGCTGGAAGTCCAAAATGAAGGCCCTCTCTCGACCATCGCTATTGCTTTCCAAATCACGAACCTACAACCGCCTCACCTATCGCCTGTTCGGTAAAGTCATGGAGCGGAATTGA
- a CDS encoding sulfotransferase domain-containing protein — protein sequence MSLLHLMLRLGTRSKQAVAMTVGGRVPLHIVSEYPKSGGTWFSQMLAAYLDVPLPKMTYTPSFRECVIHNHWGYSSRYQRPIYVLRDGRDLCVSMFFHLVRVTEGKKPALLKYVYSRIPDWDELSRDAEGQVCFKPEFVDRWIQSPIGVKSTWAQHVDRWWGHDDVCYVKYEDLLVSPEAVLERAVKFCTGQDHIDADKLRKAIDQFSFAKQTGRQPGQEDTSSFIRKGIAGDWKNHFCEESRKRFETYAGQTLRDLGYETQTNWWQELAETGS from the coding sequence ATGAGCTTATTGCACCTGATGCTGCGTCTCGGGACGCGAAGTAAACAAGCCGTCGCGATGACGGTTGGCGGCCGAGTTCCCCTGCACATTGTGTCCGAATACCCGAAATCCGGTGGCACGTGGTTTTCGCAAATGCTTGCCGCATACTTGGACGTGCCACTGCCAAAGATGACGTACACCCCCTCGTTTCGAGAATGTGTGATTCATAACCATTGGGGATATTCCAGTCGCTACCAACGGCCCATCTATGTGCTACGTGATGGACGCGACTTGTGTGTTTCGATGTTCTTTCACTTAGTTCGCGTCACGGAAGGTAAGAAGCCTGCACTGTTGAAGTACGTCTATTCACGGATCCCCGATTGGGACGAACTCTCACGAGATGCAGAAGGACAGGTTTGCTTTAAGCCCGAATTTGTGGATCGCTGGATACAAAGCCCGATTGGTGTCAAAAGCACATGGGCACAGCATGTGGATCGTTGGTGGGGTCACGATGACGTTTGTTACGTCAAGTACGAAGATCTACTCGTCTCTCCCGAAGCTGTGCTGGAGCGGGCAGTTAAGTTTTGCACCGGACAAGACCACATCGACGCAGACAAACTACGGAAAGCGATCGACCAATTCAGCTTCGCCAAACAAACGGGTCGTCAACCAGGCCAGGAGGACACGTCCTCGTTCATCCGAAAAGGGATCGCTGGAGATTGGAAGAATCACTTTTGCGAGGAAAGCCGCAAGCGGTTCGAAACCTACGCGGGACAGACCTTGCGTGACCTAGGTTACGAAACTCAAACCAACTGGTGGCAAGAACTGGCGGAGACAGGCTCCTAA
- a CDS encoding sulfotransferase domain-containing protein: MSKALTDWKLNHPGRIPGPVRSMVQMGLRATSYWRPLPSFLVIGFQKCSTTSLYSHLALHPQVQVSHRKEIDYFGCDTGQDLAWYRSHFPMRRSKTIAIGEASTMYAYMPQAPAEAKLQNPKFKLIAVLRDPVKRTISHYHHRRKWGLEERTIDQAIEDAFHDFDKDIATWQDAARPDADPSRPYREPKASYLIRSMYSLQIENWKKLFAPEQLLLIQAEDFWSRSEDVFHEVESFLGIDHHGIRNNKVFNQGAYQKGKPDSNLSAIQNRLTKHFQGEYQWCREQGLTFSNDTTSDQENE; the protein is encoded by the coding sequence ATGAGTAAAGCCCTTACCGATTGGAAACTTAACCATCCTGGGCGGATTCCTGGTCCGGTGCGATCAATGGTTCAAATGGGCCTTCGAGCCACTAGCTACTGGCGACCGCTGCCGTCCTTCCTTGTGATTGGTTTTCAAAAGTGCTCGACAACGTCGCTGTACAGCCATTTGGCTCTTCATCCCCAAGTTCAGGTTTCTCATCGCAAGGAAATTGACTACTTCGGTTGCGACACGGGCCAGGACCTCGCTTGGTACAGGTCTCACTTTCCGATGCGGCGATCTAAAACGATTGCGATTGGTGAAGCAAGCACGATGTACGCTTACATGCCGCAAGCCCCTGCTGAAGCGAAACTCCAGAATCCTAAATTCAAGTTGATCGCTGTCCTTAGAGATCCGGTTAAACGAACCATCTCGCACTATCATCATCGGAGAAAGTGGGGCTTAGAAGAACGAACGATTGACCAGGCAATCGAAGATGCATTTCATGACTTCGACAAGGACATAGCAACATGGCAGGATGCGGCACGCCCCGACGCGGACCCGAGTCGCCCCTATCGTGAGCCTAAAGCGTCGTACCTGATCCGCAGCATGTACTCGCTACAGATTGAAAACTGGAAGAAACTATTTGCCCCCGAACAATTACTGTTAATCCAGGCTGAAGATTTCTGGAGTCGATCCGAGGACGTCTTTCACGAGGTTGAATCATTCCTTGGCATTGATCATCACGGCATTCGCAACAACAAGGTTTTTAACCAAGGGGCCTATCAAAAGGGCAAACCGGATTCCAACCTTAGTGCCATCCAGAATCGCTTGACCAAACACTTTCAAGGTGAGTATCAGTGGTGCCGCGAGCAAGGGCTGACCTTTTCTAACGACACCACATCAGATCAAGAAAATGAGTGA
- a CDS encoding lipopolysaccharide biosynthesis protein, producing the protein MKPQDKVRRDTIRGFGWSFVSQFGVQFARLATLIVLARFFIGPAEFGLVNMFVVFTGFSQILIDFGFTNALIQKQDATQRDYSSVFWLNLAICVVVSCGLMLASPWIASFYNAPALTPIAMTMAPLYVFYGLTSLQRVLLRKNLDFRTISIIEVVSVSVSGLLACGAAVLGWGVWSLVVFYLATPIMSSLIYWLQPGSWRPTFAFSLESLKSLSKFGLSMLGNNSLNYWARNIDKVFIGRYLGEIQLGFYNQAYSLVLIPVTNFSNTFVSVMFPAFSKMQKDNHYVSKMFTSVSQTVLAVNLPIFLYLSIAARDFVLILLGKEWEPIVEPLRVFAFIGLFISMRTIHSSVFMSHNRNGTLLKINLVSRTLMIVGYFFLVQNGIQAVAYWLLLSIILSFAATATCSCQILQFSLRSFIAAHSKIFISALAAYVMTSWLYASLWQSQQRLLVLISCQIVFIAIYLIGAIVTKEPIIAALIRQVRKKFSGRTAKRQPDA; encoded by the coding sequence ATGAAGCCTCAAGACAAAGTTCGACGCGACACAATCCGAGGATTCGGCTGGAGCTTCGTGAGCCAATTTGGAGTTCAGTTTGCCAGATTAGCGACACTGATTGTGCTGGCGAGATTCTTTATTGGGCCTGCCGAATTTGGGCTGGTGAACATGTTTGTCGTGTTTACTGGCTTCTCTCAGATCCTGATCGACTTCGGCTTCACCAACGCGCTGATTCAAAAGCAGGACGCAACCCAACGAGATTATTCCAGCGTATTTTGGCTTAATCTCGCGATCTGCGTAGTCGTATCTTGTGGCCTGATGTTGGCGTCTCCGTGGATCGCGTCGTTTTACAATGCTCCTGCGTTAACGCCGATCGCGATGACCATGGCCCCGCTTTATGTGTTCTATGGTCTGACCTCACTCCAAAGAGTTCTCCTTCGAAAGAATCTCGATTTCCGGACGATTTCGATCATCGAAGTCGTTAGCGTTAGCGTTAGCGGTTTGCTCGCGTGTGGTGCTGCCGTCCTTGGATGGGGCGTATGGTCGCTCGTGGTGTTCTACCTCGCCACTCCGATCATGTCATCGCTGATCTACTGGCTTCAACCTGGATCTTGGAGACCCACGTTTGCGTTCTCGTTGGAATCGCTGAAGTCTCTTTCCAAATTCGGGCTGTCGATGCTGGGCAACAACAGCTTGAACTACTGGGCTCGCAACATCGACAAGGTTTTCATTGGCCGGTACTTGGGCGAAATACAACTCGGCTTCTACAACCAAGCGTATAGCCTAGTGCTGATCCCAGTGACAAATTTTTCAAATACGTTTGTGAGTGTCATGTTCCCGGCGTTTTCCAAAATGCAAAAGGACAACCACTACGTGTCCAAAATGTTCACATCGGTATCGCAAACGGTGCTGGCAGTGAACTTGCCAATCTTCCTATACCTGTCGATCGCGGCAAGAGATTTCGTTTTGATCTTATTGGGTAAGGAATGGGAACCGATCGTTGAACCGTTACGAGTGTTTGCCTTTATCGGTTTGTTTATCTCGATGCGAACCATTCACTCAAGTGTGTTCATGTCCCACAATCGAAATGGCACGCTTCTGAAGATCAACCTGGTATCTCGCACCTTGATGATTGTTGGTTACTTCTTCTTAGTCCAAAACGGAATCCAGGCAGTCGCCTACTGGCTCTTACTCAGCATCATTTTGTCGTTTGCCGCGACAGCCACATGCAGTTGCCAAATCCTTCAGTTCAGCCTTCGGTCATTCATCGCCGCGCATTCGAAGATTTTCATTTCGGCACTCGCGGCCTACGTGATGACTTCGTGGCTGTACGCTTCGCTGTGGCAGTCTCAACAGCGACTGCTGGTTCTCATTTCCTGCCAGATCGTCTTCATCGCGATCTACCTGATCGGTGCAATAGTGACCAAGGAACCGATCATCGCTGCATTGATACGGCAGGTTCGCAAAAAATTTTCTGGCCGTACCGCCAAGAGGCAGCCGGACGCATGA